In Oncorhynchus tshawytscha isolate Ot180627B linkage group LG28, Otsh_v2.0, whole genome shotgun sequence, a genomic segment contains:
- the LOC112227132 gene encoding vesicle-trafficking protein SEC22b-B isoform X1, whose amino-acid sequence MVLLTMIARVADGLPLAASMQEDEQSGRDLQHYQSQAKQLCRKLNAQSPNRCTLEAGVMSFHYVLEHGVCYLALCEAVFPKRLVFGYLEDLQTEFHEQHGKKVSTVSRPYSFIEFDTYIQKTKKTYIDSRARRNLGSINTELQDVQRIMVANIEEVLQRGEALSALDTKASNLSSLSKKYRSDAKYLNTRSTYAKIAAGAVFFITLIVYVRFWWI is encoded by the exons ATGGTTTTGCTGACAATGATCGCTCGGGTAGCAGATGGACTGCCGCTTGCTGCATCGATGCAAGAAGACGAGCAG TCAGGAAGAGACTTGCAACACTACCAGAGCCAGGCTAAGCAGCTCTGCCGCAAACTCAATGCCCAGAGCCCCAACAGATGTACCCTGGAGGCTGGGGTCATGTCTTTCCA CTATGTATTAGAACATGGTGTGTGCTACTTGGCCTTGTGCGAAGCCGTGTTTCCCAAGAGGCTGGTCTTTGGGTACCTGGAAGACCTCCAGACAGAATTCCATGAGCAGCATGGAAAGAAAGTCTCCACAGTCTCCAGGCCGTACTCTTTCATTGAGTTTG ACACATACATCCAGAAAACCAAAAAAACCTACATTGACAGCAGGGCACGGAGGAACCTGGGCAGCATCAACACAGAACTGCAGGATGTCCAGCGGATCATGGTGGCAAACATTGAAGAGGTCCTGCAACGAGGAGAGGCCCTATCAG CTCTCGACACCAAAGCCAGCAATCtgtccagcctttcaaagaagTACCGCAGCGATGCCAAGTACCTCAACACCCGATCCACCTATGCCAAGATAGCAGCCGGGGCAGTCTTCTTCATTACACTCATCGTCTATGTGCGTTTCTGGTGGATCTGA
- the LOC112227132 gene encoding vesicle-trafficking protein SEC22b-B isoform X2: MNKMCFLAKSGRDLQHYQSQAKQLCRKLNAQSPNRCTLEAGVMSFHYVLEHGVCYLALCEAVFPKRLVFGYLEDLQTEFHEQHGKKVSTVSRPYSFIEFDTYIQKTKKTYIDSRARRNLGSINTELQDVQRIMVANIEEVLQRGEALSALDTKASNLSSLSKKYRSDAKYLNTRSTYAKIAAGAVFFITLIVYVRFWWI; encoded by the exons ATGAATAAAATGTGTTTCCTAGCTAAG TCAGGAAGAGACTTGCAACACTACCAGAGCCAGGCTAAGCAGCTCTGCCGCAAACTCAATGCCCAGAGCCCCAACAGATGTACCCTGGAGGCTGGGGTCATGTCTTTCCA CTATGTATTAGAACATGGTGTGTGCTACTTGGCCTTGTGCGAAGCCGTGTTTCCCAAGAGGCTGGTCTTTGGGTACCTGGAAGACCTCCAGACAGAATTCCATGAGCAGCATGGAAAGAAAGTCTCCACAGTCTCCAGGCCGTACTCTTTCATTGAGTTTG ACACATACATCCAGAAAACCAAAAAAACCTACATTGACAGCAGGGCACGGAGGAACCTGGGCAGCATCAACACAGAACTGCAGGATGTCCAGCGGATCATGGTGGCAAACATTGAAGAGGTCCTGCAACGAGGAGAGGCCCTATCAG CTCTCGACACCAAAGCCAGCAATCtgtccagcctttcaaagaagTACCGCAGCGATGCCAAGTACCTCAACACCCGATCCACCTATGCCAAGATAGCAGCCGGGGCAGTCTTCTTCATTACACTCATCGTCTATGTGCGTTTCTGGTGGATCTGA
- the LOC112227133 gene encoding uncharacterized protein C1orf21 homolog isoform X1: MCVGEEMGCTSAKQVLAVPSGEEGRSKAYSNGDVLSDEYKKGVASVKSINREEDRLNNCDQDSTENTALLTTVQQTDDTGSNGNGKTQIHSSESQQEFFRMLDEKIEKGQDYCSEEEDMT, encoded by the exons ATGTGTGTGGGTGAGGAGATGGGCTGCACCTCGGCCAAGCAGGTGTTGGCCGTGCCCAGTGGTGAGGAGGGCCGCAGTAAAGCCTACAGCAATGGGGATGTTCTTTCTG ATGAGTACAAGAAAGGTGTGGCAAGTGTGAAGTCTATAAATAGAGAAGAGGACAGACTAAACAACTGCGACCAGGACAGCACG gagaaTACTGCCCTGCTCACCACGGTCCAACAAACAGACGACACAGGATCAAATGGCAATGGGAAAACACA GATTCATTCTTCAGAGAGCCAGCAGGAGTTCTTCAGGATGCTGGATGAGAAGATAGAAAAG GGGCAGGACTACTGCTCAGAGGAAGAGGATATGACATAG
- the LOC112227133 gene encoding uncharacterized protein C1orf21 homolog isoform X2, which translates to MCVGEEMGCTSAKQVLAVPSGEEGRSKAYSNGDVLSDEYKKGVASVKSINREEDRLNNCDQDSTNTALLTTVQQTDDTGSNGNGKTQIHSSESQQEFFRMLDEKIEKGQDYCSEEEDMT; encoded by the exons ATGTGTGTGGGTGAGGAGATGGGCTGCACCTCGGCCAAGCAGGTGTTGGCCGTGCCCAGTGGTGAGGAGGGCCGCAGTAAAGCCTACAGCAATGGGGATGTTCTTTCTG ATGAGTACAAGAAAGGTGTGGCAAGTGTGAAGTCTATAAATAGAGAAGAGGACAGACTAAACAACTGCGACCAGGACAGCACG aaTACTGCCCTGCTCACCACGGTCCAACAAACAGACGACACAGGATCAAATGGCAATGGGAAAACACA GATTCATTCTTCAGAGAGCCAGCAGGAGTTCTTCAGGATGCTGGATGAGAAGATAGAAAAG GGGCAGGACTACTGCTCAGAGGAAGAGGATATGACATAG